In Schizosaccharomyces osmophilus chromosome 2, complete sequence, the following proteins share a genomic window:
- the ctu1 gene encoding cytosolic thiouridylase subunit Ctu1 gives MRSKQCELCDLNRPALVRPKTGQRICKDCFYYVFETEIHNVMTEHKLFHRGEKVGIGASGGKDSTVLAYVMKLLNERYDYGIELYLISVDEGIRGYRDDSLATVKRNQQQYELPMTVVSYEDLYDGWTMDNVVARIGLKNNCTYCGVFRRQALDRAALSLDIHHLVTGHNADDIAETVLMNLLRGDVARLPRSTEITTQSDTSPTKRSKPFKYTYEKEIVLYAHYKKLDYFSTECTYSPEAFRGTARAMIKQLECIRPSSILDIIYSGEAMQLSDTVQERLPQQTQCERCGFISSNRICKACMLLEGLNTGILGLGLGSDRKTRKLQSQTPECAKG, from the coding sequence ATGCGAAGCAAACAGTGTGAATTATGTGATCTCAATCGCCCTGCACTAGTGCGTCCCAAAACTGGTCAAAGGATTTGTAAGGATTGCTTCTACTATGTGTTCGAAACAGAAATCCACAATGTCATGACCGAACACAAGCTGTTCCATCGAGGGGAAAAAGTGGGTATCGGTGCTAGTGGAGGAAAAGACAGCACGGTTTTAGCATATGTaatgaaacttttgaaCGAACGATACGACTACGGCATTGAATTGTATTTAATTAGCGTGGACGAAGGAATTCGAGGATACAGAGACGATTCTCTGGCGACTGTAAAACGGAATCAGCAGCAGTATGAACTTCCAATGACCGTGGTTAGCTACGAGGATTTGTACGATGGATGGACCATGGATAATGTTGTCGCTCGTATtggtttaaaaaacaactgTACCTACTGCGGTGTCTTTCGCCGTCAAGCTTTGGATCGGGCTGCATTGAGTTTGGATATCCATCATCTAGTCACCGGCCACAATGCCGACGACATTGCAGAAACTGTATTAATGAACTTGCTACGCGGTGACGTTGCTCGTCTTCCCAGAAGCACTGAAATAACCACTCAGTCAGATACTTCGCCTACGAAGCGTTCCAAGCCTTTCAAGTATACGTacgaaaaggaaattgtTTTGTACGCTCATTATAAAAAGCTCGATTACTTCTCCACTGAATGCACATATTCCCCCGAAGCATTCCGGGGAACTGCTCGAGCCATGATCAAGCAGTTGGAATGCATTCGACCAAGTTCAATATTAGATATCATTTATTCTGGCGAAGCCATGCAACTCTCTGATACAGTGCAAGAGAGGCTTCCCCAACAGACGCAGTGCGAGCGATGTGGTTTTATATCCAGCAACCGGATTTGCAAGGCCTGTATGCTTTTGGAAGGATTGAATACTGGCATCCTCGGTTTGGGTTTGGGGAGCGACCGGAAGACTCGAAAGTTGCAGTCTCAGACACCGGAGTGTGCCAAAGGGTAA